The genomic region GGTACCCCTTGCCCATGATGAACACCGTCACTTCATTCATCTCGCACCCCCAGAGGGAACAGGTTCGCCGGTTCGTCCGCCCCGAACGCCCACCCCAGCACCTGCCCGAGGTAGAGGACGGGGAGGGTCGGTGCCGCCGCGGGCCGGCGCTCGGCGAGGTTGAACTGGCACAGGGGGCAGGTCGTGACCACGAGGTCCGCCCCGCCGCCCCGCGCCGAGCGGAGGATCCTCCCCACCCTCTCGGTAACGATATCGGATCGGCCGACCGTGAGGTAGGCCCCGCAGCACTCCATGCGTTCCGGGAAGGGGACGGGCTCTCCGCCGAGGGCCTCCACGACGCGCTCCATGACCTCCGGCCGGTCCGGGTCGTCCACCGCGAACTCCCGCGGCCGGAGGAGGACGCACCCGTAATACGTGGCGACCTTGAGCCCGTTCAGGCTTCGCTTGACCTGGGAGGCGAGCTTTTCGTACCCCACCTCGTCGCGGAGGAGGGGGAGGAGGTGGACGACCTCGATTCCGCCCCGGAAATCCTCCTCCGTATCCAGGAACGCGTTGATCCGCGCCAGTCGCTCTTCCTCGCGCACGAATTGGGATGAACGTTTGAGCGTTCCGTAGCACATCGCGCACAGGGTGAGCACCCGTTTCTCTCCCATCCCCTGGACGCGGATGAGGTTCCGCACCGGCCCCACGTGGCGCATGAGGTCGTCCTGGGCGAGGGAGTACACCGTGCCGCAGCAGTTCCAGCGCGGGATCTCCGCGACCTCGTACCCCAGCGCGGCCAGCGCGTGGAGCGTCCCCGCCTCGTCGGGGCGGGCCTGGTCCTTCATCGCACATCCCGGGAAATAGGCGAGCTTCTTCATGGCGTGAGTTTCCTGTACGCGCCGACGAGGGCGATCTGGGGATAGGGCCGGTCCGGCACCACCGGCGCTGGGGTGATCCCCTTCCGCAGGGAGAGGAGGCGCAGCGCCTCCATCGTCTTGGCGATGTCCACGCCCTTCGGGCACCGCACCGCACATGCCAGGCACGAAGCGCACACCCACGGGGCGGAGAGACGGAGGGCCGCCTCGTCCCCGAGCTGAACCAGGCGCAGGACCTGGTTCGGGAGCGCGTCCATGTGATCGGCGAACGGGCATCCCGCGGAGCACTTCCCGCACTGGTAGCAGGCGTAGGGGTTCTCCCCCGATAGTTCCTCCACCCGCCGCGAAAACGGCGCCTCCAACCGATCCCGCGATAGGTTCAGTTCGCTAGCCATCGCTCCACCTCCGCCACCGCCCGCGGCACGGCCTGGGCCACCTGAGGGGAGAGCCCCCGCTGGAACGGGACCTTCTCCTCGACGCCGATCGCGAGGGCCCACGTCTCAGGGACGGGAAGGCCCACCGCCCGCAACGCGGCCAGCCCCTGCGCAAGGCCCAGACCGTGGAGCCAGGACCCGTGGTCCATCGTCCGTCCTCCGTCGTCCACCGAGAGCGGGATCAGGGCCACCTCCCCCACGGGGAGGGCCGGGCAGGCATCCACGACGAGGGCCCGCTCGAACCCGACGAGGGACTGGGCGAGGGGGAGCCCCCCGCGGATCGCCTCCCACACCTCGACCCCCGGCTGAGGGGGGACCCTCTCGACCACGGCCGGCCCCACGCCGTCGTCGGCGCGGTCCGGGTTCCCCAGCGCCACGATCACCTGGCGGCGCACGGCGCTAGCGGGAGATCCGGCGTTCAAGGCGCCCCTCCGCGTTGTAGATTTCGATGGCCAACGGCATCTCCCCGGGCAGGAAATGGGTCGCACAGGCGAGGCACGGATCGTAGGCGCGGAACGCCATCTCGATCCGGTTGAGGAGGACCTCGTCGAGGTCCTTCTTGCGCACCACGCCCTCCGCCATCCCCTTCACGGAGAGGCCGATCCCCGCTGCGTTGTGCGTTGTGGCCACGATGAGGTTCACCTCCGCGATCAGCCCCTGCTCGTCGAGGGCGTAGCGGTGGAACAGGGTCCCCCGCGCGGCCTCGACCACGCCCACCCCTGCCCCGGGTTCCCCGAGCTTCCCCCGGATCTCCGTTTCCGTGAGGCCCTTCTCCTCAGCGAGGGCAGCCGCGGCCTCCGCCGCCTGGACCATCTCCACAAGCCGCGCCCAGTGGTAGGCGAACGTGGCGTGGACCGGCTTCGCCCCGAAGAAATCGAGGAACCGCTCGTACTCCTCCTGGGCAAGGGGGGTCGCCATCCGCTCCGCGACGTTGAGGCGAGCGAGCGGCCCCACCCGGTAGATACCGGATCCCGCGCCGGCCTCAAACCCCGTCCACCCGGGCTCCTTCAGGTACGGGAACTTCACATACGTCCAGGGCTCGCTGCGCTCGGCGATCCTGTCCAGGGCCGCTGCCCCGTCGAGCCGGAACAGCTCCGTCCCGTCGGGGGACACGGCCCGCAGCTGGCCCCGACAGAAGCTCGGCGCAAGGTTGGGATCCACGAGGCCCAGGTAGTGGGTCGGGAGGTGGGCCTGGGGGAGGGCGAGGAGGGATTGGTAGCCCGGATCGGGGAGGACCTCCTCGTGGAAGAAGGTCACGAACGTCCGAGCGAGGGCGACCATCGCCGCGGTGTGGGAGCGGATCTCGTTCCGCTCATCGCCGGTGAGGGGGCGGGCCACGCCCCCGGGGAGGGCGAACACGGGGTGGATTGCGCGCCCACCGATGATCTCCAGGATCCTCTGGGCCCGCGCCCGCACCGTGACCACCTCCCGCCCAAGCTCGGGGAACGCCTCGAGCACGCCGAGCACGTTCCGGTTCGCCTTCGGGGTGTCCGCCGGAAGCAGCAGGTCCGGCCCGCCGAGGAACACGAGGTGGAGGAGGTGGTCGGCGAAGATGTACGTGTTGTAGAAGAGCTCCCGTTGGATCCACGCCGGCGCGGGGACCGCGGCGTTGTAGGCAGCATCGAGGGCCCGGGCGGAGGCGAGGTGGTGGGCCTCCGGGCACACCCCGCAGATCCGCTCCGTGATCTGGGGCATCTCCTCTCCCGGGCGGCCGCAGCAGAACGCCTCGAACCCCCGCAGCTCGGGGACCTGGAGCACGGCGCCCTTGAGGCCACCCGCCTCGTCGAGGTAGAGGAGGATCTTCCCGTGTCCCTCGAGGCGTGTGATGGGATCGATCGTGAGCTTCTTCAACCGCTCCTCCTCTTCGTTGTCGCGACGTAGGAAGGGAGAGAGTACTTGTAGAGCGTCCCCAATGGGTCAACGAGGGAGTCGAGGACCGCGTCCTCGGCGGCGAACGACGCCTCGCCCTCGTCCCCTGCCCGCACGAGCGAGGCGAGGGTGGAGATCATCGCCAGCCCGGGGTCGCCGGCGCGGGGGGTCGGACCGAGGCACCCCGTGCACGGCATCCCCGCCTTCGGGCACGCTGCCCCGCATCCCCCGCGGGTCACCGGCCCCAGGCAGATCATCCCCTGGTCGAGGAGGCAGGCCTCCGGATCCGGGACGAGCTCGTGGGGGCGGACGATCTTGGCAAGCACCCGGTCCTCCCAGGTGCGGGGGCACTCCTCACAAAGGGCCTTGTCGTGGGCGAACACGTGGCCCGCCGGGGGGGGCTCGCCGGAGAGGAGGGCATCGAACAGGAGCCCGATCAGCGCGGGGGGCGGAGGGCATCCGGGGACGACGTAGTCCACCGTGACCTCGGCAGAGAGGGGCTGCGCCTGCGGGAGGAGCTTGGGGGGGGCATCCTCCGCCTCTCCTCCCGGCGGGGGGGCGATCGCAAAACCGTCCCCGTAGACCCGGCGCAGGGTCTCCTCGCGGGAGACGAGGTTGGCGAGCCCCGGCACCCCCCCGAGATGGGCGCACGCCCCGAACGCGACCACGAGCTGTGATTTCTCGCGGAGGAGGTGGACCATCTCCACGTTCTCCTCCGTGCGCAGGGTGCCGTTGATGAGGGTCGCGGCGAGGGAACGGGGGGCGAACGCCTCCACGTCGGCGCGCTTCGCGTCCACGAGGGCGGGCCAGAACGCGATCTCCACCTTGGCGAGTACGTCGAGGAGGGGGGCGCCGAGTTCGAGGAACGACACATCGCACCCCCCGCATCCCCCTGTCCAGTACACGGCGATCTTCGGCTTGCCGACCATCGTCAACCCTTCCTCCGGGACGGGACCGGGGGTGCGGCGGATGGAGCCGCTTCCACGGAGTCCGTCCGTGGCCCCAGCGCCCGCAGTTCCTCCACGAACTCGCGCATCAGCCGGGCGAACTTCGCCCCCTCGGTGGCCGATACCCATTCCAGCCGCACCCGCTCCGGCTCGATCCCCAGCTCGGACAGCATCCGCTTCAGGAGGTGAACCCGGCGGCGGGCCTTGTAGTTCCCGGATACGTAGTGGCAATCCCCGGGGTGGCAGCCTCCGATGAAGACCCCGTCGGCTCCCGACCGAAACGCCTCCATCACCCACTGCGGCTCGACCCGCCCCGAGCAGTTGACCCGGATCGCCACCGCGTTCGGGGGGTAGCGGAGGCGGCTCGTGCCCGCGAGGTCGGCACCTGCTCCGGCACACCACCGGCACAGGAAGGCCACGATCCGCGGCTCGAACTGGGCCTCAGCCACCGGCCACCTCCACCGCCTCGGCCAGGGCCGCTCGGATCATCCTCTCCACCTGGAGATCGGTGTGGTTCCGCATCGTCATCGCCCCGGACGGGCAGGCGGCGACGCACGTGCCGCACCCCTCGCAGAGGAGCTCGTTCACGTGGGCCACGTCGCCGGGGGTGATCGCCCCGTACGGGCACTGGGGGACGCAGATGGAGCACCCCGAGCAGAGGTCCTCGTTCACCTCCGCCACCTCCGGGGAGTGGGTGAGGACGGGTGCGGACAGGATGGCGATCGCCTTCGCCGCCGCCCCCGAGCCCTGGGCCACCGCCTCCGGGATGTCCTTCGGGCCGTGGGCCGCGCCGGCGAGGAAGATCCCCGCGGTGAGGGCCTCGAGCGGCCGGAGCTTGGGGTGGGCCTCCTTGAGGAACCCCTCCCCCCCGCAGGCGATGCGGAGCTTGCGCGCGAGCTCCCCCGTTCCCGCGGACGGGACCATCGCCTGGGCGAGCACGACGAGGTCAGCGGCCACCTCGACCCTCTTCCCGGTGAGGGTATCCACCCCCCACACCACGACCTTATCCCCGTCCCGGAACACCTTGGCCACCTTGCCCCGCAGGTAGAGGATCCGCTCGTCCTCCATTGCCCGGACCACGAACTCCTCGTAGTCCTTTCCCCCGGCGCGGATGTCGATGTAGAACACGTACGCCTTCCCATCGTGCACGTTGTGGCGGTACAGGAGGGCGTGTTTGGCGGTGTACATGCAGCAGATCTTCGAGCAGTACGACTTGTGGAGCTCGGGATCGCGGGACCCGGAGCACTGGACGAACACGACCTCCATGGGGACCTTCCCATCGGACGGGCGGCGCACCTCGCCCTTCGTCGGCCCGCCCGCGGACAGAATCCGCTCGAACTCCAGCCCATCGATCACGTCAGGCACAGTGCCGTAGCCGTACTCGGCCATCCTCTCCTTTTCGTAGAGGTCGTAGCCGGTGGCGACGACGATCGCCCCCACGTCCTCCTCGATCCTCTCCTCCGGCATGTCGTAGTCGATCGCCCCCGCGGTGCACACCTTGGCGCACTCGCTGCAGCGGAGGGGGTTCAGCCCGAGGCAGCTTCCTTCGTCGAGGGTGTAGGAGGAGGGGACGGCCTGGGGGAACGGGACGTAGATCGCCGCCCGCTCCGAGAGCCCCCGGTCGAACTCGCTGGGGACGCGGATCGGGCAGGCCTTGGCGCAGTCCCCACACAGGTTGCACTTGTCGGGGTCCACGTAGGTCGGCCTCTTGCGGATCACGACGTGGTAGTTCCCGAGGTACCCCGTGACCTCCGCCACTTCGGAGTAGGTGAGGAGGCGGATCCGCGGGTGGCGGGAGGCCTCGACCATCTTCGGGGTGAGGATGCACTGCGAGCAGTCGAGGGTGGGGAACGTCTCCGAGAGCTGCGCCATCCGCCCCCCGATCGAGGGGGTGCGCTCGACGAGGAGGACCTCGAACCCAGCGTCGGCGATATCGAGCGCGGCCTGGATCCCGCTGATCCCGCCGCCGATGACGAGGCACTTGGCGGCATGGCCGACCTCGATCGGGGACAGGGGGTGGTTCCCCTTCACCTTCTCCACCATCGCCCGCGCGATGCGGATCGCCTTGTCCGTGGTCTCCGGTCCCTCGTGGACCCACGAGCACCCCTCGCGGATGTTCGCGATTTCGAGGAGGTATGGGTTGAGCCCCGCCTCCTCCGCCGCGCGGCGGAACGTGGTTTCGTGCATCGAGGGCGAGCAGGCGGCGACCACAACGCCGGTGAGGCGGTGGTCCCCGATCGCCTTCTTGATCATGTCCTGGCCGGGGTCGGAGCACATGTACTCATGGCGGGCGGCGTAGACGACGCCGGGGTAGTGGGCGATCGCCTCCACAACCCGTTCCACGTCCACCGTCGCCGCGATGTTCTTCCCGCAGTGGCAGACGAAGACCCCGATCCGCGGTCCGCTGCCCCCTGACCGGTGGCCGGCCTCGGGGCCGGGATTGCGGTTCGCGGGTGACGGCTCACGGCTCACGGTAGTGCTCCTTCACGTACGCGTACCCGGCCTCGAACGCCTTCTCGTTGAGGCCGCGGGTGTGGGGGGGGACGGCGGCAAGGACCGCCTTGAGAAGGGCATCCTTCGATACCGTCGGCACGGCAGCGGCGAGGGCGCCCAGGATGACCACGTTCGCCACGATCTTCCTCCCCAACCCTTCCGCGATCCGCGTGGCGGGGACGAGGAGGAGCCGCACGTCTGGGCGCGGCTCGTGCTCGACGAGGTCTTCGTCGAGGATGAGCGTGCCCCCGGGTCGGAGGTCGTGGCTGTACGTAGCATAGGCCTCCTGGGACATGATCACCGCCACGTCGGGGGTGCTGACCACCGGGTAATCCACTGCCGTGTCGGCCACCACGACCTCGGCGGCGCACGCCCCGCCACGGGCCTCCGGGCCGTAGGACTGGGTGAGGACGGCGTGTTTGCCATCGAAGAGGACCGCTCCCTGTCCCGCGATGCGGCCGGCGGAGATGATGCCCTGCCCGCCGAACCCGGCGAACCGGATTTCCTGACGCATGGTTTGTCCAAGGGTACCCCGCACGCACGGTCCTCACCATGACGGAGATCAGTCCGCAGGATGATCGTGGGCATCCGTTGGGGCGAGAGGGCCGTACCCCGCCCGTTGCCCTTGTGGGGAATGGTGGGGTAGGATCGGTCCACCACCGAAGGAGGGGCATGTGCAGACCTACGTGCTTCTGAGCCGACTCACCGACGAAGGGGCGAAGACGATCACGGAGAAGCCGGAGCGGATCCTCGAGGTCAACCGGGAGATCGAAGCCCTCGGGGCGAAGGTCATCCACCAGTACGCCGCGCTCGGGCGGTACGACTTCGTGACGATCATCGAGGCCACGGGGGCGATGGCCGTCGCCCGTGTGGCGGTGGCAATGGGGGCGCGCGGTACGGTGAAGATCGAAACGCTGAGCGCCCTTCCCATCGACGATTTCGTCGCCAGGATTCAGCAGAAGTAGGATCCGTGGTGACGATGAAGCGTGGCCTGGGGCTCGTCCTGTGCGCCGTGTGGGCGGTGGCGGGAACGGGTGGGGCATCCCTCAGCTGGTTGTGGGAGGTGGAGGCGGCCTGCCCGTGCTCCGCGACCGGGGGGACGGTCGTACAGTTTCAGGTCCCGGAGGGGTCCCCGACCACGGTCTCCCTCTCCGTGTCCGCCACCCCACCGCGGATGGTCTCCCTCGCGCCCCTTGCCCTCCTGGGCGGGGGGGCACCCGCCTCGTCCGGTTGGGGCACGGCGACCACGGTCTACACGTTCACTCCGCCCCCCGGGAGCGCGGGGCGTGAGGTGGAGATCGTGTACCGGGCCGCGGCGGATGGGGTGGCGCCCGTGGACCTGCGGATCACGGTCAGAATCGGTCCGCCGAACCCATCCTGTACCCTTCCGCCACCTTCCCCGGCCACATCCCCTCCTACCGCCCGGCTGTACTGGGAGGCGGGCCGACCGATCACGTGGGCCGACTTCTGGGGGGAGCCTCCTCCCGACCGTGATCCGCAGGCGGCGGCGGGGATTGCCCTCGCCCTCGAGTACAGCCTCACCCTGGCCACGGGACGGGAAGGGGCGGTCTGGCAGGCCCGCATCGCGAGCTCGACCGTCACGGCCGCGATGGAACGGGACCGGTCGTGGGCCCTTTCGGGCCGGCGGACCGCGGCTGGGCTCAGCCACGAGCAGAGGCACTTCGACCTCGCCGAGGCCTACCGCCGCCTCCTCGCCGCGCAGCTCCCGGGGATCGTGGGGACCGGCACCACCGAGGCCGATGCCCACCGGGACCTGCTTTCCCAGGCCGCGGCCGCGTTCCGGGATGTGAACGACCGCCACGCTTCGCTCCAGGCCCAGTACGACCGCGAGACGGACCACGGCCGCGACGACCTGCGGCAGGGGGAGTGGGAGCGGAGGATCGCGGCGTGGCTCCTTGCCCCCTCCTCCCTCCCCTAGCCCCCGGCGGCCTTGGTCAGGTTGTCCTCGATGCACCACCCGGTGTAGCCCGCGTCGAACTCCACCCGCCACCACACCCACTCCCCCGCCCTCTCCGGGCCGCCGATGACCTTCCCCTCCACCCCGGCGGGGGCCGAATCGCGGTA from Candidatus Bipolaricaulis anaerobius harbors:
- a CDS encoding CoB--CoM heterodisulfide reductase iron-sulfur subunit B family protein gives rise to the protein MKKLAYFPGCAMKDQARPDEAGTLHALAALGYEVAEIPRWNCCGTVYSLAQDDLMRHVGPVRNLIRVQGMGEKRVLTLCAMCYGTLKRSSQFVREEERLARINAFLDTEEDFRGGIEVVHLLPLLRDEVGYEKLASQVKRSLNGLKVATYYGCVLLRPREFAVDDPDRPEVMERVVEALGGEPVPFPERMECCGAYLTVGRSDIVTERVGRILRSARGGGADLVVTTCPLCQFNLAERRPAAAPTLPVLYLGQVLGWAFGADEPANLFPLGVRDE
- a CDS encoding oxidoreductase, which produces MVGKPKIAVYWTGGCGGCDVSFLELGAPLLDVLAKVEIAFWPALVDAKRADVEAFAPRSLAATLINGTLRTEENVEMVHLLREKSQLVVAFGACAHLGGVPGLANLVSREETLRRVYGDGFAIAPPPGGEAEDAPPKLLPQAQPLSAEVTVDYVVPGCPPPPALIGLLFDALLSGEPPPAGHVFAHDKALCEECPRTWEDRVLAKIVRPHELVPDPEACLLDQGMICLGPVTRGGCGAACPKAGMPCTGCLGPTPRAGDPGLAMISTLASLVRAGDEGEASFAAEDAVLDSLVDPLGTLYKYSLPSYVATTKRRSG
- a CDS encoding hydrogenase iron-sulfur subunit, translated to MAEAQFEPRIVAFLCRWCAGAGADLAGTSRLRYPPNAVAIRVNCSGRVEPQWVMEAFRSGADGVFIGGCHPGDCHYVSGNYKARRRVHLLKRMLSELGIEPERVRLEWVSATEGAKFARLMREFVEELRALGPRTDSVEAAPSAAPPVPSRRKG
- a CDS encoding hydrogenase maturation protease, which produces MNAGSPASAVRRQVIVALGNPDRADDGVGPAVVERVPPQPGVEVWEAIRGGLPLAQSLVGFERALVVDACPALPVGEVALIPLSVDDGGRTMDHGSWLHGLGLAQGLAALRAVGLPVPETWALAIGVEEKVPFQRGLSPQVAQAVPRAVAEVERWLAN
- a CDS encoding CoB--CoM heterodisulfide reductase iron-sulfur subunit A family protein, producing MDVERVVEAIAHYPGVVYAARHEYMCSDPGQDMIKKAIGDHRLTGVVVAACSPSMHETTFRRAAEEAGLNPYLLEIANIREGCSWVHEGPETTDKAIRIARAMVEKVKGNHPLSPIEVGHAAKCLVIGGGISGIQAALDIADAGFEVLLVERTPSIGGRMAQLSETFPTLDCSQCILTPKMVEASRHPRIRLLTYSEVAEVTGYLGNYHVVIRKRPTYVDPDKCNLCGDCAKACPIRVPSEFDRGLSERAAIYVPFPQAVPSSYTLDEGSCLGLNPLRCSECAKVCTAGAIDYDMPEERIEEDVGAIVVATGYDLYEKERMAEYGYGTVPDVIDGLEFERILSAGGPTKGEVRRPSDGKVPMEVVFVQCSGSRDPELHKSYCSKICCMYTAKHALLYRHNVHDGKAYVFYIDIRAGGKDYEEFVVRAMEDERILYLRGKVAKVFRDGDKVVVWGVDTLTGKRVEVAADLVVLAQAMVPSAGTGELARKLRIACGGEGFLKEAHPKLRPLEALTAGIFLAGAAHGPKDIPEAVAQGSGAAAKAIAILSAPVLTHSPEVAEVNEDLCSGCSICVPQCPYGAITPGDVAHVNELLCEGCGTCVAACPSGAMTMRNHTDLQVERMIRAALAEAVEVAGG
- a CDS encoding 2-oxoacid:acceptor oxidoreductase family protein, whose protein sequence is MRQEIRFAGFGGQGIISAGRIAGQGAVLFDGKHAVLTQSYGPEARGGACAAEVVVADTAVDYPVVSTPDVAVIMSQEAYATYSHDLRPGGTLILDEDLVEHEPRPDVRLLLVPATRIAEGLGRKIVANVVILGALAAAVPTVSKDALLKAVLAAVPPHTRGLNEKAFEAGYAYVKEHYREP
- a CDS encoding DUF922 domain-containing protein; translation: MKRGLGLVLCAVWAVAGTGGASLSWLWEVEAACPCSATGGTVVQFQVPEGSPTTVSLSVSATPPRMVSLAPLALLGGGAPASSGWGTATTVYTFTPPPGSAGREVEIVYRAAADGVAPVDLRITVRIGPPNPSCTLPPPSPATSPPTARLYWEAGRPITWADFWGEPPPDRDPQAAAGIALALEYSLTLATGREGAVWQARIASSTVTAAMERDRSWALSGRRTAAGLSHEQRHFDLAEAYRRLLAAQLPGIVGTGTTEADAHRDLLSQAAAAFRDVNDRHASLQAQYDRETDHGRDDLRQGEWERRIAAWLLAPSSLP
- a CDS encoding Ni/Fe hydrogenase subunit alpha, which translates into the protein MKKLTIDPITRLEGHGKILLYLDEAGGLKGAVLQVPELRGFEAFCCGRPGEEMPQITERICGVCPEAHHLASARALDAAYNAAVPAPAWIQRELFYNTYIFADHLLHLVFLGGPDLLLPADTPKANRNVLGVLEAFPELGREVVTVRARAQRILEIIGGRAIHPVFALPGGVARPLTGDERNEIRSHTAAMVALARTFVTFFHEEVLPDPGYQSLLALPQAHLPTHYLGLVDPNLAPSFCRGQLRAVSPDGTELFRLDGAAALDRIAERSEPWTYVKFPYLKEPGWTGFEAGAGSGIYRVGPLARLNVAERMATPLAQEEYERFLDFFGAKPVHATFAYHWARLVEMVQAAEAAAALAEEKGLTETEIRGKLGEPGAGVGVVEAARGTLFHRYALDEQGLIAEVNLIVATTHNAAGIGLSVKGMAEGVVRKKDLDEVLLNRIEMAFRAYDPCLACATHFLPGEMPLAIEIYNAEGRLERRISR
- a CDS encoding GYD domain-containing protein, which codes for MQTYVLLSRLTDEGAKTITEKPERILEVNREIEALGAKVIHQYAALGRYDFVTIIEATGAMAVARVAVAMGARGTVKIETLSALPIDDFVARIQQK
- a CDS encoding 4Fe-4S dicluster domain-containing protein yields the protein MASELNLSRDRLEAPFSRRVEELSGENPYACYQCGKCSAGCPFADHMDALPNQVLRLVQLGDEAALRLSAPWVCASCLACAVRCPKGVDIAKTMEALRLLSLRKGITPAPVVPDRPYPQIALVGAYRKLTP